The sequence below is a genomic window from Babesia bigemina genome assembly Bbig001, chromosome : II.
ACCACGTGGCACCAAAAGAATGCAAACTGCGTTGCAGACACTCAAATATTGCCAAGGGCGACCTCTAATTGCACCAACCTCCAGAAAGCGTGCCTTTAATACAATGTATACCCAAATCTTTGCGTTCAAGAGAGAAAACCGCTCCGGAGATCACCAAACCAAATTAGAGGCGGCCCCCGGCTATCGCTAAGGCTGCAAGACCTCCGTCATACCCGCAACACTGATTATGCAAAATTTGCCTACAAATGGTAAACGCATGGCGTATATATTCTCAACTTTAAATATATTGATGCGGACGCTGTCCTGCACCAGAGGAATAACACCATCGATGGATAGATCTACACGAATAGTTACTATTTTACCAAACAATCTATGCACATTTTTTTCCTATACTGCAGCCCTATTTTTACTAGGCAAATGAAGGTGTGTGCGCTTTTGCTGCTCGCGAGGAGATTGGAGCTCTATATCCATCGTGCCTGAAAGTCACAGCGGATCTCCGCCACACCCGTCGATTCATAATTCTCAATCATTTATTAAACGATGAAATTAGTGTTGCGAAAACTCCCGAACGTATACCTATGTGGTTGACGGCGCAGTCGTCCAATGCCAGACACCGGACACACCTAGTTGAATAATACTGTCTAGCGTACGCATGGGCGCCCTAGCACCGCGTTCCAAAGCTATTTCGTGTTTTACACGGTTTCTAGTAGCCCGTGGGTTCAACCATAATGCTAGGCAGTTACAAGGAACCCGTAGCAGCGCTGCCGAGGCTAACGTGCCTTCGGGCACATTTGAACATCGCAAAAATGAACGTACCACCCATCTGCACTTCAAAACAAACGTCCTTGATACACCAAGAGACAAGATTATGCGGCAGATTATCCGAAGACGCAGACAGGCCAACACTGCGAAACACGATGAAGACGGTAGCCTCTACGCATTGGCGGAAGCATATCTGGATGCTGAACACGAGATGCTCGCCGCGGCTCCATCTCAAGATGCCGTACTTAGGCATAAAATATCGCAAGTTCTGCAGCAAAGGTTCAATTATAACCCAATCCAACCATTTACAATGAACCATGGCCCTGATAGCAATATCGCAGTAGAACCTCAGGAAGGAAGTACATCACCGAAAAGTCGCAAACTGCATACAAATAAAGTTACAGATGAGGGAAATGGCGACTGTTCCGATTTGCCTGGAGACAACAACGAACATAATGCAACAACTTCAGGCAACGCATCAGAAGACGGAACTGAACATCGCGATACGGAGAAAATCACGCACCCTAATGATCCCAAACACACCATAACCGACTTGAAAAACATGGCTCTGCGCAACGGAACAATACTAAAAATAGACCTGTCTTCTGTTACAGCTGCAGATGCGAACCAAGGTATGGAGGATGTCTTCGATGCACTCGGCTCATTGAGGCTGAATCAAGAGATGTTGCGCCTCTGGACGGATCAAAAAGCGATGGATGTTGTGTACTTCAATGATTCTATTTTACCGATTCTGTCCACAAGCGCCGAAGAGGAATACTTCCACATCAGGAACAAGGCTGCACTGATCAACAAATCGTACGCCTTGCCAATCATGGTTACTGGAAAGGATGCATCCGACTTTATGGAGCACTTCGCAACGTGCTCTTTGAGGAGTATGAAAAGGGGAATGGTGCAATACACCGCTTTGGTCGACACAAAGGGGAGCGTGATGGATATGGCGTACGTAGCGGCCTATGAAAACTCCTATCTCCTGGTAACAAACGGTCTACAGAAACGCAATCTGTTTGATTACATGTCTGCGTATCAGATGTCTTGTAAGAGATCTGGAATGGACGTCGCCCTCAGACCGCTTCTCTCTTCCGTCCTCATCAGCTTTCAGGGGCCTAGTTCAGTAGACATTCTGCAGGCAATTGCAAAGAACGATAGTGAAAACGCAACACAACAAACGGACGAAGATGTCTTTGAGCAGCAAGGGCAGTCCAACTACGCAGAAACACAGGATGGCTGCACCATTAAGGTGCCATCAACATTGCCGCCATTCATGCGCTGTTTCGAGTGCGAATTAACGCTCCCGTGCACCGATAAAGCTGCACCAATGCCAAATAAAACGTATCCTATACACTGTTTGAGggtgagcgatgtaggagAAGATGGTTTCGAGATGCTCGTCAGCTCAGATGTGGCGGTACCTCTGCTGAGGTGAGTGGTGGTTGGGCCGGTACAGCTTTGACGCTCATTTTGCAGGAGTGCTCGATGTATTGTGTACTATTAAAGTGCTGTATTTTACACTATGCAGTGAGCTTCCACATGTTAGTATGAACACCTCTGGCGATATCCATGTCCCATACTTGCTTTTCTCAGTCGTAACAATTTCCAGGCTACTAAAAGGCCACCCGGAAGTCGTTTACGCAGGCTTCGAGGCCTACGAATCGGCGAGAATGGAAGCCGGTATCATACGTTCCGACGTGGACCTTCCGACCGAGTCGTCGCCGATACAGGCTGCAGTAACGTGGTCGGTCGACACGAACAAGCTACGATCGGGGTCGCTTTTCGGGAGGAAACACATGACGTCGCAGCTCATCAACGGCGTTGCCAAGGTGTAAGTGCCGTCATTCTTAATATCACGGGCATTACTGACAGGCGCGTGGGACTCATTGCGAACGAGCGAGTCGACACGAACTGCAACATACTAAACGGGGACACAAGGAAGCCAATCGGTGTGTTTGCGAGGCAGCGAATGCTCATAATCTGCAGGGTTTGTCACATCATGCTCGTGGAGCTACGGGCTTAAAATGTACTTGGCTCAGGCGTATGTGAACGCCGAGTACGCCAGGCACGATATGGTAAGCAGACGAACCACGGATTTAATGAGCGTCAGCCCGTGCTGCTCAGCTTACCGCTGAAGCCTGAAGCGCCGGTGACAAAACGGGAATTCCGGAAGTACTATCGCAACAAG
It includes:
- a CDS encoding glycine cleavage T-protein (aminomethyl transferase) domain containing protein, putative, translating into MRQIIRRRRQANTAKHDEDGSLYALAEAYLDAEHEMLAAAPSQDAVLRHKISQVLQQRFNYNPIQPFTMNHGPDSNIAVEPQEGSTSPKSRKLHTNKVTDEGNGDCSDLPGDNNEHNATTSGNASEDGTEHRDTEKITHPNDPKHTITDLKNMALRNGTILKIDLSSVTAADANQGMEDVFDALGSLRLNQEMLRLWTDQKAMDVVYFNDSILPILSTSAEEEYFHIRNKAALINKSYALPIMVTGKDASDFMEHFATCSLRSMKRGMVQYTALVDTKGSVMDMAYVAAYENSYLLVTNGLQKRNLFDYMSAYQMSCKRSGMDVALRPLLSSVLISFQGPSSVDILQAIAKNDSENATQQTDEDVFEQQGQSNYAETQDGCTIKVPSTLPPFMRCFECELTLPCTDKAAPMPNKTYPIHCLRVSDVGEDGFEMLVSSDVAVPLLSAVILNITGITDRRVGLIANERVDTNCNILNGDTRKPIGFVTSCSWSYGLKMYLAQAYVNAEYARHDMPVLLSLPLKPEAPVTKREFRKYYRNKTRRTIIRGTVVRLPFVLHNYPISASEKHYVGGRHVPLQTLKKQPASKANGEARPMPGHTSDRSPPSYDTALVAENRVGTTGSSDSPAALTETSQQPARLKTRKQLWKEVVNKQRSKNAKTLEMALTQVEKATVGACVDQPLDGETCTEQMPLPTQRINITPRAAVPLEKTVEYYRELHSKPVPARHRRYRPPMAAG